Proteins from a single region of Acidobacteriota bacterium:
- a CDS encoding S9 family peptidase: MPPIAAKHPHVENRHGQTFSDDYYWLRERENPEVLDYLKAENAYTEAATADAKAFGEALYQEMLGRIQQTDLSVPVRRGEYWYYSRTVEGKQYPIYARKQGSTEAEEEILLDLNVLAEGHSFLGLGAFAISDDATTLAYTTDTTGMRRYRLYVKDLTTTGGLLKTTAERVTSLEWASDNQTLFYTTEDETTKRSDRLWRHPLDGAAEEIYHEADELYSIGVQRTRDREYLLLEAAATDSTEFRYWRSDAPASEPRLFLARERDHKYDLDHRAGLFYIRSNRGAKNFRLLTTAVEHPEPQHWREMLAHDPEVLLEGVDLFQDYAVIADRRLGLERLRVLEFATGKWSTIAVPEPVYSLFPSANPEFATRAFRYQYESPVTPASIFEYDLATGAARLLKQQPVLGGYDAARYKCERLWATARDGVRVPISIVYPSGFARDGASPLLLYGYGSYGYGLSAGFSISRLSLLDRGVAYAIAHVRGGNELGEAWHDAGMLMQKKNTFTDFIDCAEYLIAQRWTQPEKLAIEGGSAGGLLIGAVVNMRPELFAAAHLAVPFVDVINTMCDESLPLTTGEYLEWGDPRQADAFAYMLSYSPYDNLAAHRYPALLVTTSLNDSQVMYWEPAKYVAKLQALNPNATVLLKTNLGAGHGGASGRYDRLKETAFEYAWILGMLQP; encoded by the coding sequence ATGCCTCCCATTGCTGCCAAACACCCACATGTTGAAAACCGTCATGGCCAAACGTTCAGCGATGACTATTACTGGCTGCGCGAACGGGAAAACCCGGAGGTGCTCGACTACCTCAAGGCCGAAAACGCCTATACCGAGGCCGCGACCGCGGACGCGAAGGCGTTCGGGGAAGCGCTGTACCAGGAGATGCTGGGGCGGATTCAGCAGACGGATTTGAGCGTGCCGGTGCGGCGGGGGGAGTACTGGTATTACAGCCGGACGGTCGAGGGAAAACAGTACCCGATCTACGCACGCAAACAGGGGAGCACCGAGGCGGAAGAGGAGATTCTGCTGGATTTGAATGTGCTGGCGGAGGGGCACAGCTTTCTGGGCCTGGGGGCATTTGCGATCAGCGATGACGCCACCACGCTGGCCTACACGACCGACACCACCGGCATGCGGCGCTACCGCTTGTACGTGAAGGATTTGACGACGACCGGCGGCCTGCTGAAGACGACGGCAGAGCGCGTAACCTCGCTCGAGTGGGCCAGCGATAACCAGACGCTGTTTTACACGACCGAAGATGAAACCACCAAGCGCAGCGATCGCTTGTGGCGTCATCCCCTCGACGGCGCCGCGGAAGAGATCTATCACGAGGCCGACGAGCTCTACAGCATCGGCGTCCAGCGCACGCGCGACCGGGAGTATCTGCTGCTGGAAGCGGCGGCAACCGATTCGACCGAGTTCCGCTATTGGCGCTCCGATGCGCCGGCGAGCGAGCCGCGGCTATTTCTGGCCCGCGAGCGGGATCATAAATATGACCTCGATCACCGGGCGGGGTTGTTCTACATCCGCAGCAACCGCGGGGCGAAGAATTTCCGGCTGCTGACGACCGCGGTGGAGCATCCGGAGCCGCAGCACTGGCGCGAGATGCTGGCGCACGATCCGGAAGTGCTGCTGGAGGGCGTGGACTTATTCCAGGACTACGCGGTGATAGCAGATCGGCGCCTGGGGCTGGAGCGGCTGCGGGTGCTGGAGTTCGCCACAGGCAAGTGGAGCACGATTGCAGTGCCCGAGCCGGTGTACAGTTTGTTCCCGTCAGCGAACCCGGAGTTTGCGACGAGGGCATTCCGGTATCAGTACGAAAGTCCGGTGACGCCGGCCAGCATCTTCGAGTACGACCTCGCGACCGGTGCCGCCAGACTGCTGAAGCAGCAGCCGGTGCTGGGCGGATATGACGCGGCACGATACAAGTGCGAGCGGCTCTGGGCCACGGCGCGGGATGGGGTGCGCGTGCCCATCAGCATCGTTTATCCGTCCGGCTTCGCGCGCGATGGCGCCTCGCCGCTGCTGCTGTACGGCTACGGATCCTACGGCTATGGATTGTCCGCTGGATTTTCGATTTCCCGGCTGAGTTTGCTGGACCGGGGCGTGGCCTACGCCATCGCCCATGTGCGCGGCGGCAATGAGCTGGGCGAGGCCTGGCACGACGCCGGCATGCTGATGCAGAAGAAAAATACGTTTACGGATTTCATCGACTGCGCCGAGTATCTGATCGCCCAGCGCTGGACGCAGCCAGAGAAGCTCGCGATTGAGGGCGGCAGCGCCGGCGGCTTGCTGATCGGCGCAGTCGTGAATATGCGGCCGGAGCTGTTTGCGGCGGCGCATCTGGCGGTACCGTTTGTGGATGTGATCAACACCATGTGTGACGAGTCGCTGCCACTCACGACGGGCGAGTATCTGGAGTGGGGTGATCCGCGGCAGGCAGACGCGTTCGCCTACATGCTCTCGTACAGCCCCTACGACAACCTCGCGGCGCACCGCTATCCGGCGCTGCTGGTCACGACAAGCCTGAACGACAGTCAGGTGATGTACTGGGAGCCGGCCAAGTACGTCGCGAAGCTGCAGGCACTCAACCCGAATGCGACGGTGCTCCTGAAGACCAACCTGGGCGCCGGCCACGGCGGCGCCTCCGGCCGCTACGACCGCCTCAAGGAGACCGCGTTTGAGTACGCCTGGATTCTAGGTATGCTACAGCCATGA